From Frateuria aurantia DSM 6220, one genomic window encodes:
- the tpiA gene encoding triose-phosphate isomerase: MRKKLVAGNWKMHGSQALTRELCAATAAAKPQDVDVVVFPPSLYLREAVQVLAAGGAVGVGAQDVSIHAGEGAYTGEISAAMVADCGAGWAIVGHSERRADFRESDHDVGRKFSAARQAGLKPVLCVGETHADHVAGRTLEVIERQLAAVLDHNPIEAFVSAVIAYEPVWAIGSGLSATPEQAQQVHAFIRSQIRKKDANISPLTRLLYGGSVKAVNAAELFAQPDVDGGLVGGASLNAEEFASICQAAGRQDKR; the protein is encoded by the coding sequence ATGCGTAAGAAACTTGTCGCGGGTAATTGGAAGATGCATGGCAGTCAGGCCCTGACTCGGGAGCTGTGCGCGGCCACCGCGGCAGCCAAGCCTCAGGATGTCGACGTGGTAGTGTTTCCTCCCTCGCTTTACTTGCGCGAAGCGGTGCAGGTCTTGGCTGCGGGCGGGGCGGTCGGTGTCGGTGCCCAGGATGTCAGCATCCATGCCGGGGAGGGCGCCTATACCGGCGAAATTTCGGCCGCCATGGTCGCGGATTGCGGTGCCGGCTGGGCCATCGTCGGACATTCGGAACGTCGGGCCGACTTCCGAGAAAGCGATCATGACGTCGGTCGCAAGTTCTCGGCGGCTCGCCAAGCTGGCTTGAAGCCCGTGCTCTGCGTCGGGGAGACGCATGCCGATCATGTGGCGGGCCGTACACTGGAAGTGATCGAGCGCCAATTGGCCGCCGTTCTGGATCACAATCCCATCGAAGCTTTTGTTTCGGCAGTGATTGCTTACGAACCGGTCTGGGCCATTGGCAGTGGTCTCAGTGCCACCCCGGAGCAGGCACAGCAAGTCCATGCATTTATCCGTAGCCAAATCCGGAAAAAGGATGCTAATATCTCCCCTCTGACCCGGCTGCTTTATGGCGGCAGCGTCAAGGCAGTCAACGCCGCTGAGCTTTTCGCCCAGCCGGATGTTGATGGCGGGCTCGTCGGTGGCGCTTCATTGAATGCCGAAGAATTCGCCAGTATCTGTCAGGCGGCGGGGAGACAAGACAAGCGTTAG
- a CDS encoding tyrosine-type recombinase/integrase, which produces MPLTDTAARKAAPRDKSYRLPDGGGMYLEVMPNGSRYWRLKYRFGGKEKRLALGVYPGISLADARKRREDARRLLADGIDPGAARKEAKQEATAEAGGAVTFEQVARQWLARQDVAEVTANKNQWLLEEYLFPSIGQRPIADITPRELLAALRETEDKGLLETARRSKIKAGQVFRYAIIEGLCEADPMASLRGALKTTRNRHHAAITDPVQIGGLMRAMDGFAGTFTVRCALLLSALLFVRPGELRKAEWAEMDLDGAMWRIPGEKMKMGAPHLVPLSEQALAILRDLHGLTGHARYVFSGLRTDSRPMSENTVNTALRALGYDKATMTAHGFRSMAATRLNEMGWNADAIERQLAHAESNKVRDAYTSQAQYLPERQKMMQAWADYLDSLKAGGTVVAFKSKAG; this is translated from the coding sequence ATGCCATTGACCGACACTGCCGCCCGCAAGGCCGCTCCCCGTGACAAAAGCTACCGGCTGCCCGATGGGGGTGGCATGTATCTCGAGGTCATGCCCAATGGCTCCCGATACTGGCGGCTGAAGTATCGATTTGGCGGCAAAGAGAAACGGCTGGCACTTGGCGTCTATCCCGGGATCAGTTTGGCGGATGCCCGCAAGCGCAGGGAGGATGCCCGCCGGCTGCTGGCGGATGGCATTGATCCGGGTGCGGCTCGCAAGGAGGCCAAGCAAGAGGCGACCGCCGAGGCTGGCGGTGCCGTGACCTTCGAGCAAGTTGCCCGGCAGTGGCTCGCCCGCCAGGACGTGGCCGAGGTAACCGCCAACAAGAATCAATGGCTGCTCGAGGAATATCTGTTCCCATCCATCGGTCAGCGACCCATTGCGGATATCACCCCGCGGGAGCTGCTGGCGGCGCTGAGGGAGACTGAAGACAAGGGACTGCTTGAGACGGCACGCCGATCCAAGATCAAGGCTGGGCAGGTATTCCGTTACGCCATCATCGAGGGGCTGTGCGAAGCCGATCCCATGGCCAGCCTGCGCGGCGCGCTGAAGACCACACGCAATCGCCACCATGCCGCCATCACAGATCCGGTGCAGATCGGTGGCCTGATGCGTGCCATGGATGGGTTTGCCGGCACCTTCACGGTGCGCTGCGCGCTGCTGCTGTCGGCCCTGCTGTTCGTTCGCCCTGGTGAGTTGCGCAAAGCGGAGTGGGCCGAGATGGATCTGGATGGCGCGATGTGGCGCATCCCGGGCGAGAAGATGAAGATGGGTGCGCCGCACCTGGTGCCACTGTCCGAGCAGGCGCTGGCCATCTTACGGGATCTGCATGGGTTGACCGGCCATGCCCGCTATGTGTTTTCAGGCCTTCGGACCGACAGCCGGCCCATGTCCGAGAACACCGTCAACACAGCCCTGCGTGCCCTGGGCTACGACAAGGCCACGATGACGGCTCATGGCTTCCGCTCCATGGCGGCAACCCGGCTCAACGAGATGGGCTGGAACGCCGACGCCATCGAGCGCCAGCTGGCCCATGCCGAATCGAACAAGGTGCGCGATGCCTATACCAGCCAGGCACAGTACCTGCCCGAACGTCAGAAGATGATGCAGGCGTGGGCGGATTACCTGGACAGTCTCAAGGCTGGCGGCACGGTGGTGGCCTTCAAGAGCAAGGCGGGCTGA
- the folP gene encoding dihydropteroate synthase: protein MDCGGRVVVLDRPCVVGIVNVTPDSFSDGGRFDSLDKAVAHGLALAEAGAGMLDIGGESTRPGAPAVSLDEELSRVIPVIEALAARCSLPLAIDTHKPEVMRAAAAAGVGMINDIYALRREGALEAVADLGLPVCIMHMQGEPGTMQQAPDYSDVVGEVQRFLAERLLACEFAGIDKRKVLVDPGFGFGKSVEHNLQLLSHLQQFQDMAGGLYVGLSRKSVLGAVTGRAAPAQRAAASVAAALIAAQRGARWIRVHDVAETVDALAVWAAVAGHDRAAASVSTRPAAPVWPDDD, encoded by the coding sequence ATGGATTGCGGTGGCCGCGTGGTGGTGCTGGATCGCCCTTGCGTGGTCGGCATCGTCAATGTCACGCCGGATTCGTTCTCGGATGGTGGGCGCTTCGATTCCCTGGACAAGGCCGTGGCCCATGGACTGGCTCTGGCCGAGGCTGGCGCCGGCATGCTGGACATCGGCGGCGAGTCGACCCGTCCGGGTGCACCGGCGGTTTCGCTGGATGAAGAGCTTTCCCGGGTGATTCCGGTGATCGAGGCCCTGGCCGCGCGCTGCTCCCTGCCATTGGCGATCGATACCCACAAGCCCGAGGTGATGCGCGCCGCGGCTGCGGCGGGCGTCGGCATGATCAACGACATCTATGCCTTGCGCCGCGAAGGCGCTTTGGAGGCCGTCGCCGACCTGGGCCTGCCGGTATGCATCATGCACATGCAGGGCGAGCCCGGCACCATGCAGCAGGCTCCGGATTACAGCGATGTGGTTGGTGAAGTGCAGCGCTTTCTGGCCGAGCGACTGCTGGCATGCGAGTTTGCTGGCATCGACAAGCGCAAGGTACTGGTCGATCCAGGCTTCGGTTTCGGCAAGTCGGTGGAGCACAATCTGCAGTTGCTGAGCCATTTGCAGCAATTTCAGGATATGGCGGGTGGTCTGTATGTCGGTCTTTCACGCAAATCCGTGCTGGGTGCGGTGACCGGTCGTGCGGCGCCCGCGCAACGGGCGGCGGCTTCGGTGGCGGCGGCACTGATCGCTGCGCAGCGTGGTGCACGCTGGATCCGGGTTCATGACGTGGCCGAAACCGTGGATGCGCTGGCGGTGTGGGCAGCGGTAGCCGGACATGATCGCGCCGCAGCCAGTGTTTCGACCCGGCCGGCCGCACCGGTGTGGCCGGATGATGATTGA
- the orn gene encoding oligoribonuclease: protein MRSHNDDNLIWIDLEMTGLDTDNDSILEIATIVTDKELNILAEGPVFAISHELARLEAMDAWNVGQHSRSGLWQQVLDSTTGHAEAEQATLEFLREWLSSGASPMCGNSICQDRRFLHRQMPRLERFFHYRNLDVSTVKELARRWAPEVAAGIRKTSAHTALSDIRDSIDELKYYRSFMGVLGGQSL from the coding sequence ATGCGCTCGCACAATGACGACAACCTGATCTGGATCGACCTGGAAATGACCGGTCTGGATACCGACAACGACTCCATTCTGGAAATTGCCACCATTGTCACTGACAAGGAGCTGAATATCCTTGCCGAGGGTCCGGTGTTTGCGATCAGTCACGAGCTGGCACGACTGGAGGCCATGGATGCCTGGAATGTCGGGCAGCACAGTCGTTCCGGACTGTGGCAGCAGGTGCTGGACTCCACTACCGGCCATGCCGAAGCCGAGCAGGCCACCCTGGAATTTCTGCGGGAATGGCTGAGTTCCGGCGCTTCGCCGATGTGCGGCAACTCGATCTGCCAGGATCGTCGTTTCCTGCATCGGCAGATGCCGCGACTTGAGCGCTTCTTCCATTACCGAAATCTGGATGTCTCCACGGTCAAGGAACTGGCGCGACGCTGGGCTCCCGAGGTGGCGGCCGGCATTCGCAAGACCTCGGCCCACACCGCCTTGTCCGATATCCGTGACTCCATCGACGAGCTGAAGTACTACCGAAGCTTCATGGGTGTGCTGGGCGGCCAGTCGCTGTGA
- a CDS encoding toprim domain-containing protein, which produces MSRYTGNLLADLVAAMRQHGITPTDPTRLRLDGVLCRFHDEGDRRDKRNGWAVVYVDTERPVAVFGSWRKGGQHTVVLGQSGRTMTADELERQRIAIEQARAARDAEQRHRQRRAAGSAFDEWQRASPASPRHPYLQRKGVTADGLREAGGKLLVPMHDAEGRLVNLQRIRGDGDKRFLPGGMVRGAYCLLGKVRDGLLIAEGVATAKSLHASTGQAVAVAFSAGNLLAVALVMRDRYPDLPITICADNDAKPDGSNPGVQAATQAACAIGAALAVPPIPGDFNDYATTLAAQGGTPESIEVKNHVQLHD; this is translated from the coding sequence ATGAGCCGCTACACCGGCAATCTCTTGGCCGACCTGGTGGCCGCGATGCGCCAGCACGGCATCACGCCGACCGATCCGACCCGGCTGCGCCTGGATGGCGTGCTGTGCAGGTTCCACGATGAAGGCGACCGGCGCGACAAGCGCAATGGCTGGGCCGTGGTGTATGTTGATACGGAGCGACCTGTCGCGGTGTTCGGGAGCTGGCGCAAAGGCGGGCAGCATACTGTGGTGCTGGGCCAGTCCGGCCGCACCATGACGGCCGACGAGCTGGAGCGCCAGCGTATCGCCATCGAGCAGGCCCGCGCCGCACGCGATGCCGAGCAACGTCACCGCCAGCGGCGTGCCGCCGGCAGTGCGTTCGATGAGTGGCAGCGCGCCAGCCCGGCCAGTCCGCGGCATCCCTACCTGCAACGTAAAGGCGTGACGGCTGACGGGCTGCGGGAAGCTGGCGGCAAGCTGCTGGTGCCGATGCACGATGCCGAGGGCCGCCTGGTCAACCTGCAGCGTATCCGCGGCGACGGTGACAAGCGGTTTTTGCCCGGCGGCATGGTCCGCGGCGCCTATTGCCTGCTGGGCAAGGTCCGCGACGGACTGTTGATCGCTGAGGGCGTGGCCACGGCCAAGAGTCTGCACGCCAGCACCGGCCAGGCGGTGGCGGTCGCTTTCAGTGCCGGCAACCTGCTGGCGGTAGCGCTGGTGATGCGCGATCGCTACCCGGATCTGCCAATCACGATCTGCGCGGACAACGATGCCAAGCCGGATGGCAGCAATCCCGGTGTGCAGGCGGCGACACAAGCGGCCTGTGCCATCGGTGCGGCGCTGGCCGTGCCACCCATTCCCGGCGACTTCAACGACTACGCCACCACCCTGGCCGCGCAAGGCGGCACGCCCGAATCTATCGAGGTCAAAAATCATGTCCAGCTCCACGATTGA
- a CDS encoding KilA-N domain-containing protein, producing MDGLSIASTSIRMDKAGRYCLNDLHQAAGGEQRHRPKYWLENQQTQDLVAEIEKGGITPIASKQRIGTYVIKQLAIAYATWVSPAFYLRVINAYEASTHRTDDWRRQRHVAASSHKIQAAMLQTVRAAQGKETEPHHYMNEAKLINWVVTGKFAGRDRDQMTMAELDLVGRLEGLNIMLLGQGIPYEDRKQRLMDLAASHRALPGTAGQTGGMRLVTEIQRAPDTKKAHPKASPIASISRIDDTSTAAQRHRMLQALRFGPVSTMYARRHLNIMMPGARIKELREAGHLIDTRLQAMTDDQGRKHPRVAIYTLRIASSTPEAA from the coding sequence ATGGATGGCCTGTCGATCGCAAGCACATCGATCCGGATGGACAAGGCCGGCCGTTACTGCCTCAACGATCTGCATCAAGCTGCCGGCGGCGAACAGCGGCACCGCCCCAAGTATTGGCTCGAGAATCAGCAGACCCAGGATCTGGTCGCTGAAATCGAAAAAGGCGGAATTACGCCTATTGCCTCCAAGCAGCGCATCGGCACCTATGTCATCAAGCAGCTGGCCATCGCCTATGCGACGTGGGTCAGTCCTGCCTTCTACCTGCGCGTCATCAACGCCTACGAGGCATCGACGCATCGCACGGATGATTGGCGCCGGCAGCGCCATGTCGCCGCCAGCAGCCACAAGATCCAGGCGGCCATGCTGCAGACGGTACGCGCTGCCCAGGGCAAGGAAACGGAGCCCCATCACTACATGAATGAGGCAAAGCTGATCAATTGGGTGGTGACGGGCAAGTTTGCCGGGCGCGACCGCGACCAGATGACGATGGCCGAGCTGGATCTGGTCGGGAGGCTGGAAGGGCTCAACATCATGCTGCTGGGGCAGGGCATCCCCTACGAGGACCGCAAGCAGCGGCTGATGGATCTGGCCGCCAGTCATCGCGCACTGCCGGGGACGGCTGGCCAGACAGGCGGCATGCGCCTGGTGACGGAGATCCAGCGGGCGCCGGACACGAAAAAGGCTCACCCGAAGGCAAGCCCCATCGCATCAATCTCGCGCATTGATGATACCAGCACGGCGGCCCAGCGCCACCGGATGTTGCAGGCGCTGCGATTCGGGCCAGTCAGCACCATGTACGCCCGCCGACACCTCAACATCATGATGCCAGGCGCACGGATCAAGGAGCTGCGCGAAGCCGGCCATCTGATCGACACACGGCTCCAAGCCATGACCGACGACCAGGGCCGCAAGCATCCCCGCGTGGCCATCTACACCCTGCGCATCGCATCCAGCACGCCCGAAGCGGCGTAA
- a CDS encoding isopenicillin N synthase family dioxygenase, which translates to MKHVPTLDIRRFDTDREAFVAELGAAYREFGFCGIRGHGIDPALIDGAYQAFQALFALPDAVKRQYHLSGAGGARGYTPFKVETAKDSRHPDLKEFWHIGREIDRGHVYAERMPPNIWPPEVPALREYGYGLYQALDQLGRRVLQALALHIELPIDFFEDKVQFGNSILRPLHYPPLPEGEVPNVRAGAHEDINLITLLVGASAAGLEVLGRDGEWLPITTQGDAIVVNIGDMLQRLTNHVYPSTTHRVVNPPGEAGRQSRYSVPFFLHPNPDVVLDPLPQTITADNPNRYPESITAHDYLMQRLREIKLIA; encoded by the coding sequence ATGAAGCACGTTCCCACTCTGGATATCCGCCGTTTCGACACCGACCGCGAGGCCTTCGTGGCCGAGCTCGGTGCGGCCTATCGTGAATTCGGCTTCTGCGGCATTCGCGGTCACGGCATCGATCCAGCACTGATCGATGGCGCCTATCAGGCCTTCCAGGCCTTGTTTGCCTTGCCGGATGCCGTCAAGCGGCAATACCACCTCAGCGGTGCCGGTGGTGCGCGCGGCTATACTCCCTTCAAGGTGGAGACGGCCAAGGACAGTCGCCATCCCGATCTGAAGGAGTTCTGGCATATCGGTCGCGAGATTGACCGCGGCCATGTCTATGCCGAACGGATGCCGCCCAATATCTGGCCGCCCGAAGTGCCTGCGCTGCGCGAATACGGCTACGGCCTGTACCAGGCACTGGATCAGCTGGGGCGGCGGGTGCTGCAGGCCCTGGCTCTGCATATCGAACTGCCCATCGACTTTTTCGAGGACAAGGTCCAGTTCGGCAACTCCATCCTGCGTCCGCTGCATTATCCGCCGCTGCCGGAAGGCGAGGTGCCGAATGTTCGCGCCGGCGCCCACGAGGACATCAACCTGATCACCTTGCTGGTCGGTGCCAGCGCTGCCGGTCTGGAGGTGCTGGGGCGTGATGGCGAATGGCTGCCGATCACCACCCAGGGTGATGCCATCGTGGTCAATATCGGCGACATGCTGCAGCGGCTGACCAATCATGTCTACCCCTCGACCACCCACAGGGTGGTGAATCCGCCGGGAGAAGCGGGTCGCCAGTCGCGCTATTCGGTGCCTTTCTTCCTGCATCCGAATCCCGACGTGGTACTCGATCCGCTGCCGCAGACCATCACCGCCGACAACCCGAACCGCTATCCTGAGTCCATCACCGCGCATGACTATCTGATGCAACGGCTGCGGGAAATCAAGCTGATCGCCTGA
- the sbcB gene encoding exodeoxyribonuclease I, translated as MTEPTFFWHDYETFGADPRRDRPVQFAGIRTDMELNIIEEPVMFYGLPPKDMPPHPEACLITRITPQLAAREGIREAEFAARVQEQLGRPGTCGVGYNSLRFDDEVTRQLLYRNFFDPYAREWEHGNARWDLIDLVRMCEALRPDGIQWPSREDGAPSFKLEQLATANALEQAQAHDALSDVRALIGLAQLIRQRQPRLWDWYYQLRRKQQVQSLLDPIAMTPLVHISSRYPASRHCLAIIVPLAEHPSRPGEMIIYDLDHDPDDWLALDAQSIADRVFVARADLPEGIERVPLRTLRSNRAPALAPMSVLRPVDLERLQLNPDIQLAHLEKLRRAPDLVSKVRDIFGHASDFPPAGDPELALYDGFAARADKPLLVKVRTSPPEALAGLASAFKDPRYPELLFRYRARNWPETLSAEETARWRAFLQDRLSGRSPTVELSLAEYFQRIASLREERTAPADQLLLDQLQVWGESLGEDLSLPIA; from the coding sequence ATGACTGAGCCGACTTTCTTCTGGCACGACTACGAGACGTTCGGTGCCGACCCCAGGCGTGACCGCCCTGTGCAGTTCGCCGGTATCCGCACCGACATGGAGCTGAACATCATCGAAGAACCGGTGATGTTCTACGGCCTGCCGCCGAAGGACATGCCGCCGCATCCCGAGGCCTGCCTGATCACCCGGATCACGCCGCAGCTGGCGGCACGCGAAGGCATCCGTGAAGCCGAATTCGCTGCGCGGGTGCAGGAACAGCTGGGCCGGCCCGGAACCTGCGGCGTCGGCTACAACTCGTTGCGCTTCGATGACGAAGTCACCCGGCAACTGCTTTATCGCAATTTCTTCGATCCATATGCCCGCGAATGGGAGCATGGCAATGCGCGCTGGGATCTGATCGATCTGGTCCGGATGTGCGAGGCACTGCGACCCGACGGGATTCAGTGGCCGAGCCGCGAAGACGGCGCGCCCAGCTTCAAGCTGGAGCAGCTGGCAACAGCCAATGCACTGGAACAGGCGCAGGCCCATGACGCGCTGTCGGACGTGCGGGCGCTGATCGGGTTGGCGCAGCTGATCCGCCAGCGGCAACCTCGATTGTGGGACTGGTATTACCAGCTGCGCCGCAAACAACAGGTCCAGTCACTGCTGGATCCGATCGCGATGACGCCGCTGGTCCATATCTCGTCACGTTATCCCGCAAGTCGTCACTGTCTGGCCATCATCGTGCCGTTGGCCGAGCACCCCTCCCGCCCGGGCGAGATGATCATCTACGACCTAGACCATGATCCGGATGATTGGCTGGCACTGGATGCCCAGAGCATTGCCGACCGCGTCTTTGTCGCCCGCGCCGATCTTCCCGAGGGCATCGAGCGCGTGCCGCTGCGCACCTTGCGCAGCAATCGCGCACCGGCGCTGGCACCCATGTCGGTGTTGCGGCCGGTCGATCTCGAGCGACTGCAGTTGAATCCGGACATCCAGCTCGCCCATCTGGAGAAGCTGCGCCGGGCCCCGGACCTCGTCAGCAAGGTCCGCGACATTTTCGGCCATGCCTCGGACTTCCCGCCAGCCGGCGATCCCGAACTGGCCCTCTATGACGGTTTCGCCGCACGCGCAGACAAGCCCTTGCTGGTCAAGGTCCGTACCAGTCCGCCGGAGGCACTGGCCGGACTGGCCTCCGCATTCAAGGATCCGCGCTATCCCGAATTGCTGTTCCGTTACCGGGCCCGCAACTGGCCGGAAACGCTTTCCGCCGAGGAAACGGCCCGCTGGAGGGCTTTCCTTCAGGACCGACTGAGCGGACGCAGCCCCACGGTCGAGCTCAGCCTGGCCGAGTATTTCCAGCGGATCGCAAGCTTGCGCGAGGAGCGTACCGCCCCTGCCGATCAACTGCTGCTGGATCAGCTGCAGGTCTGGGGCGAGTCCCTGGGCGAAGACCTATCCCTGCCGATTGCCTGA
- a CDS encoding helix-turn-helix transcriptional regulator, protein MSHLVSQQAPVARLIRIAEVERTTGLKRASIYRHMAAGTFPASIKLSPACTAWSEAEVQAWIAQRIAASREAA, encoded by the coding sequence ATGTCTCATCTGGTATCGCAGCAAGCCCCTGTCGCCCGCCTGATCCGTATTGCCGAGGTGGAGCGCACCACCGGCCTCAAGCGCGCCTCCATCTACCGGCACATGGCTGCCGGCACCTTTCCCGCCAGCATCAAGCTGAGTCCGGCCTGCACGGCCTGGTCTGAGGCTGAGGTACAGGCCTGGATCGCCCAGCGCATCGCCGCCTCGAGGGAGGCCGCCTGA
- the glmM gene encoding phosphoglucosamine mutase, translating into MTSRKYFGTDGIRGLVGQWPISADFMLRLGRAAGIVLARHGGRQKPVVVIGKDTRVSGYMFESALEAGLVAAGVDVRLLGPMPTPAVAFLTRSLRADAGIVISASHNPHHDNGIKFFSAAGEKLSDALELEIEAEVDADFATVASEQLGKAVRIDDAVARYAEFCKATVAEDFSLRGLKLVLDCAHGATYQVAPKVFRELGADVITIGDHPDGFNINNGVGSTHPEALQRAVLDAGADLGIAFDGDGDRVQLVDRHGMLADGDDILYVLARHWQRLGQLHGPVVGTLMSNFGLQLALREEGIELLRAQVGDRYVLQQMKAHGSVLGGETSGHVLCLDRATTGDGIVAALAVLEALVGEGKDLAAARGGLTKLPQLMLNVRVEGAREALDSDIVQNACALVEAELAGRGRVVLRASGTEPLVRVTIEAADADEVERLAHRLAEAVQDAAAEHVSSLLTTDAP; encoded by the coding sequence ATGACTTCACGCAAATACTTTGGTACCGACGGCATTCGCGGTCTGGTCGGACAATGGCCTATTTCGGCCGATTTCATGTTGCGCCTTGGACGCGCCGCCGGCATCGTGCTGGCCCGTCATGGCGGCCGGCAAAAGCCGGTGGTGGTGATCGGCAAGGACACCCGCGTGTCCGGCTACATGTTCGAGTCCGCGCTGGAGGCCGGACTGGTCGCCGCCGGCGTGGATGTGCGTCTGCTTGGACCGATGCCGACACCGGCGGTGGCTTTTCTGACCCGCTCGCTGCGGGCCGATGCCGGCATTGTCATCAGCGCCTCGCACAATCCGCACCATGACAACGGCATCAAGTTCTTCTCGGCGGCCGGCGAAAAGCTGTCCGACGCGCTGGAGCTGGAGATCGAGGCCGAAGTCGATGCCGACTTTGCCACGGTCGCTTCGGAGCAGCTGGGCAAGGCCGTGCGTATCGACGATGCGGTTGCCCGTTATGCCGAATTCTGCAAGGCCACCGTCGCCGAGGACTTCAGTCTGCGCGGCCTGAAACTGGTGTTGGACTGCGCTCATGGCGCGACCTATCAGGTTGCGCCCAAAGTGTTCCGGGAACTCGGAGCCGATGTCATCACCATCGGCGACCACCCCGACGGTTTCAATATCAACAACGGCGTCGGCTCGACCCATCCCGAGGCCTTGCAGCGGGCGGTGCTCGATGCCGGTGCCGATCTGGGCATTGCCTTCGATGGGGATGGTGACCGGGTCCAGCTGGTGGATCGCCATGGCATGCTGGCCGACGGCGACGACATTCTTTATGTGCTGGCCCGCCACTGGCAGCGTCTGGGTCAACTGCACGGGCCGGTGGTCGGCACCCTGATGAGCAATTTCGGATTGCAGCTGGCCTTGCGCGAAGAGGGCATCGAGCTGCTGCGCGCCCAGGTTGGTGATCGTTACGTGCTGCAACAGATGAAGGCCCATGGCAGCGTGCTGGGCGGCGAGACCTCCGGCCATGTCCTGTGTCTGGATCGTGCCACCACTGGCGACGGCATCGTTGCCGCGCTGGCGGTACTGGAGGCGCTGGTGGGGGAGGGCAAGGATCTGGCGGCCGCCCGCGGCGGACTGACCAAGCTGCCCCAGTTGATGCTGAACGTGCGGGTCGAGGGCGCCCGCGAAGCTCTGGATTCCGACATCGTGCAGAACGCCTGTGCCTTGGTCGAGGCCGAACTGGCCGGTCGCGGACGGGTGGTGTTGCGTGCCTCCGGCACCGAGCCGCTGGTACGGGTCACCATCGAGGCGGCCGATGCCGACGAAGTCGAGCGGCTTGCCCATCGGCTGGCCGAGGCGGTACAGGATGCCGCCGCCGAGCATGTTTCTTCCCTGTTGACCACGGATGCCCCATGA
- a CDS encoding DUF2461 domain-containing protein: MATPYFSPASFQFLSRLERHNQREWFHQHKDEYERHLREPFQRLIVDLQVPLAAISPHFRADPRKVGGSLFRIHRDTRYAHDKDPYKTWQGARFFHERHRQIQAPSFYVQLQPGDCFAGAGIWSPEPPTLKSLREFIADNPAAWKRATHNVDFRQRFVFWGESLKRPPRGYDPDHELIEDLKRKHFAAGREFDESLACSAELLPWLIEQYQALAPMVDYLCAARELDF, from the coding sequence ATGGCCACACCGTATTTCAGCCCCGCCAGTTTCCAGTTCCTCAGCCGTCTGGAACGCCACAATCAGCGCGAGTGGTTCCACCAGCACAAGGACGAGTATGAGCGCCATCTCCGCGAGCCGTTCCAGCGCCTGATCGTGGATCTGCAGGTACCCTTGGCCGCGATCAGTCCACATTTCCGTGCCGATCCACGCAAGGTAGGCGGCTCGCTGTTCCGGATTCACCGCGATACCCGCTACGCCCATGACAAGGATCCCTACAAAACCTGGCAGGGCGCACGCTTTTTCCATGAGCGCCATCGCCAGATTCAGGCGCCGTCCTTTTATGTACAGTTGCAACCCGGCGACTGCTTTGCCGGCGCCGGCATCTGGAGCCCCGAACCGCCAACCTTGAAGTCTCTGCGTGAATTCATCGCCGACAATCCGGCGGCCTGGAAGCGGGCCACCCACAACGTGGATTTCAGACAGCGCTTTGTGTTCTGGGGTGAATCATTGAAACGCCCGCCGCGCGGCTATGACCCGGACCATGAGCTGATCGAGGATCTCAAGCGCAAGCATTTCGCGGCCGGCCGCGAATTTGACGAGTCGCTGGCCTGCTCCGCAGAGCTGTTGCCCTGGCTCATCGAGCAGTACCAGGCTCTGGCGCCGATGGTGGATTATCTTTGCGCCGCCCGCGAACTGGATTTCTGA
- the secG gene encoding preprotein translocase subunit SecG has translation MFAIFSVFYILIAASMIVLILMQRGAGAEAGSGFGGGASATVFGARGSSNFLTRATGVLATAFFLMSLGMGMYLSRHGAGQASDSSLMSAAPTAASVPAASQPAGNGAVPAATGSSATH, from the coding sequence ATGTTCGCTATCTTCAGCGTGTTCTACATCTTGATCGCAGCGTCCATGATCGTGCTGATCCTCATGCAGCGCGGTGCGGGTGCAGAAGCCGGCTCTGGCTTTGGAGGCGGAGCATCGGCGACTGTGTTCGGTGCCCGTGGTTCGTCGAATTTCCTGACCCGCGCCACCGGCGTGCTGGCCACGGCATTCTTTCTGATGAGTCTCGGCATGGGCATGTATCTGAGCCGTCACGGCGCAGGTCAGGCTTCTGACAGCAGCCTGATGTCCGCTGCACCGACAGCGGCCTCCGTGCCGGCTGCCAGCCAGCCCGCGGGCAACGGCGCCGTACCGGCCGCTACGGGTTCCTCGGCAACGCACTGA